Proteins from one Porites lutea chromosome 3, jaPorLute2.1, whole genome shotgun sequence genomic window:
- the LOC140932272 gene encoding uncharacterized protein — protein MPGGGGSGETNATSGTTSGAVGGSGMTSVTLDVSGLEPFNPKGEAHNLSQRWKKWKRAFSLYVTGKSVSNDVQKRALLLHVAGMDVQEIYFTLAGKGGDASFEATLKVLDDHFVPKANIPFERHLFRQISQGIGETVDQFVCRLRQRAATCDFGAGEDDYIRDQLIDKCYSSHLRRKFLEKEGTVTLDELLRVARSQEAVDRQLKQYSTDQADNQVNAVGGRLYGNKNPRKAKTCFSCGQEGHFSQDKKCPARGQTCRKCGETGHFKVKCPRLHQLSRTHSGSRGPESSRGGRGRGGRSAGGLGRGGRGRGGRETNLVTGRPSPGEEDKGDFAASGHSQRPDYAFSVEQVNDRKEQRGALVTLVIGGVDVPDVLIDSGASCNVMGQQTWELLKQKGINCESRKSAKELFAYGGTEPLATLGTFTADVTLAGFENGSNADFVVVEGDGRTLLGRETAEALNLLRIGPFQTNSVDGGRSDGDVREKYKHLFSGVGLLKGYELKLHIDESVKPVAQHIRRIPFGLREKVDAKLDELLELDIIEEVPEGPSGWISPLVVVPKSDGDVRVCVDMRRANEAIVRERHPIPTVEELLHDLNGSTVFSKIDLKWGFHQILLSEESRHITTFATHRGLYRYKRSMFGVTSAPEKYQQIIRDVLRGCAGVANIADDLIVHGCDVEEHDKRLFAVLDRLSEVGLTVNGDKCEFRLSRLTFFGH, from the coding sequence ATGCCGGGAGGCGGTGGATCGGGCGAAACAAACGCGACAAGCGGTACTACGAGCGGTGCTGTTGGCGGTTCTGGGATGACTTCTGTTACTTTAGATGTCAGTGGATTGGAACCATTTAATCCAAAAGGAGAGGCGCACAATTTAAGTCAGCGATGGAAGAAGTGGAAGCGAGCGTTCAGTTTGTATGTGACCGGGAAAAGTGTATCGAACGACGTTCAAAAACGTGCTTTGCTGTTGCATGTCGCTGGTATGGATGTgcaagaaatttatttcacactaGCTGGTAAGGGTGGAGATGCAAGTTTTGAAGCAACGTTAAAGGTGTTGGACGACCATTTCGTGCCAAAGGCGAACATTCCCTTTGAGAGACATTTGTTTCGACAAATTTCGCAAGGGATCGGAGAGACAGTTGATCAGTTCGTTTGTAGATTGCGTCAGCGAGCAGCGACTTGTGATTTTGGCGCCGGCGAGGATGACTACATTCGCGATCAGCTCATAGACAAGTGTTATTCGAGCCATTTACGCCGGAAATTTCTGGAAAAGGAAGGAACTGTTACGTTAGATGAATTGTTGCGTGTTGCAAGATCCCAAGAAGCGGTTGATCGACAACTGAAGCAATACAGTACCGACCAAGCAGATAACCAGGTCAATGCAGTGGGTGGCAGGCTGTATGGAAACAAAAATCCCAGGAAAGCAAAGACGTGCTTTAGCTGCGGACAAGAAGGACACTTCAGTCAAGACAAAAAGTGCCCGGCGCGTGGTCAAACTTGCAGGAAGTGCGGCGAAACAGGCCATTTCAAAGTTAAATGCCCTCGACTCCATCAGCTAAGCAGGACCCATTCGGGATCTAGAGGACCTGAGAGTAGCAGAGGCGGACGCGGCAGAGGAGGCAGGAGTGCTGGTGGACTGGGTCGAGGTGGACGCGGACGCGGAGGGCGAGAGACGAACCTCGTGACTGGAAGACCTAGCCCTGGAGAGGAAGACAAAGGAGATTTCGCTGCATCAGGTCATTCGCAAAGACCCGATTATGCCTTTTCAGTGGAACAGGTGAATGATCGCAAGGAACAAAGGGGCGCTTTGGTAACGCTGGTCATTGGTGGTGTAGACGTACCCGATGTTCTCATTGATTCGGGAGCTTCATGTAATGTTATGGGCCAGCAGACCTGGGAGTTGTTAAAGCAAAAGGGGATTAACTGTGAATCTCGCAAATCTGCAAAGGAACTTTTTGCTTATGGTGGTACAGAACCTTTAGCGACCCTAGGAACGTTCACGGCAGATGTCACGCTGGCTGGGTTTGAAAACGGAAGTAATGCTGATTTTGTGGTGGTTGAAGGCGATGGTCGCACGCTGTTGGGCCGAGAGACTGCCGAGGCGCTAAACCTGTTGCGTATTGGTCCTTTTCAGACAAACAGTGTTGACGGTGGGCGATCGGACGGGGATGTCAGAGAGAAATACAAGCACTTGTTTAGTGGTGTTGGTCTTTTGAAGGGCTACGAGCTTAAGCTACACATTGATGAGTCGGTGAAGCCTGTAGCGCAGCATATACGTAGGATACCGTTCGGGTTACGCGAGAAGGTGGATGCAAAGCTGGATGAACTTTTGGAGCTTGACATTATAGAGGAAGTGCCGGAGGGGCCGTCAGGATGGATTTCGCCGTTGGTGGTGGTTCCCAAAAGCGATGGCGACGTAAGAGTCTGTGTTGATATGCGTCGTGCAAATGAAGCAATCGTCCGAGAGCGTCACCCAATTCCAACCGTTGAGGAGCTGTTACACGACTTGAATGGCAGTACGGTGTTCAGCAAGATAGATCTCAAGTGGGGTTTTCACCAGATTTTACTCAGTGAGGAAAGTCGCCACATCACTACCTTTGCCACGCATCGAGGGCTTTATCGTTACAAGCGGTCGATGTTTGGCGTAACTTCGGCGCCGGAGAAATATCAGCAGATCATTAGAGATGTGTTAAGGGGTTGTGCTGGGGTTGCGAACATTGCGGACGATCTCATTGTTCATGGGTGTGACGTGGAGGAACATGACAAGCGTCTTTTTGCGGTGTTAGATAGGCTGAGTGAAGTGGGGTTGACGGTGAACGGAGACAAGTGCGAGTTTAGATTGTCAAGGCTTACGTTCTTTGGTCATTAG